ATTTCCATCATTTCACAGATTTAAAACCCCCTttttttgtgaatatatattttacttctCTGACAATTTTGCCTATCCCTATAatactcctttttttttaattttatttttagatatataacaaaatttttctAACATAAAAGACAAACAACCAATACTAATGTAATTTTCCTTTCTTATGTTAgtttctaacaaaaataatactaatgTAATTTTCCTTTCTTATGTTAgtttctaacaaaaataatactaatgTAATTTTCTCATATAAAGAGGGCTTTTTTATGGAGTGactttgtttgatttaatatagagtataagaaaattatgttaattatattaaaatattttaaaattaaattattatttataaaaatatattttatttatttatttattatatcatgTGATATTTATATCTTGTTTGAATGATTGTATTGTTagattcaatataatttttattttaataattgtaaattctatttattaaatcttttgaattcgtcattaatataaaaagatatattttatatgatcaatttgatgtgattatgttatcactttaatattttttatttatataaagtattattatttaataattttattatttatttttttaattgatttatcgTTTAAATTATATAACGACGAAGAACGATGTTTCAATAATTATCTATTATACAGCTATTCTTCTTGATATGATTACATCTCTATAGGTGTTTTTCACCTATATGATCAGTGTGATACTACTACTCATCAcctttttatacaaacaaacaCATGAATGAATAATTTTCTCTTTGTATCTCCACCActccccccaccccacccccaccccctctGTATTTATGGTATATAGTTTACATACATAAACGGTGACATTGTCTACTTGTTTCttgaaaaagtttttattttttcatcttctcTTGTTGAAGCTATGGCTGCACTGAATCCTAATGCAGAAGAGTTCAAACCaactaataatgaaaaagtaGTCCCTTTTATTCCACAAGGCAATGAACTTGTTGTGTATCAGCCACCATTACTGCCATTTCATGTTTCACAGCCTCAATATCATCACTTAGGTTATTTCTACTACTATCAACAAAATGATCCCTTTTATTGGATTCACAATGATCTTTATCATCAACTTGAAAATACACCTCAAACTCAGTCTTTTATTGCAAAAGGTGAGATCTTTAGTGATGGGGTGAAGGAGAAGTGGGTGTGGGTTGAGAAAACTCATCAAGATCAGTCTTTTGTTGATAAAGATGAAATCTTTAGTGATGGGATGAACAAAAATTGGAAAAACAAGAAACCCTTTTTGCCACCTAGGATGATGAGAACTCCTGCAAGTGTTTGGAAGCCTAAAGGGTTTGTTATGAGGAAACCACAGCAAGAAACTGGCTCTTCAATCTCTTCATGCAAATCTTCTGCTGCTCTTTTCAGTTGGGACAAAACTACTGTGATGATAAGAAACATACCCAATCAGTTCAGGTCTGTGataacaatctttttttttttacataaaggTCAAATCTTTAGAAGttgtttaatcttttttttcatgttatttgAGTTTTTGCATGTGGAAATTGAGTTTTAAATGCAAAAACTTATTATGGGTTAGTAATAGACTTTCATTTACTTGGTTCTTGAAATAATCTAATATGCTTTATTTGTTTGCACTTGTACCTTTCATGTACTTGTTATTGAAATAAATCTAATATTTCATATTTGCATGTTGAAAATTGAAACTGTGATTTGAATGCAAAATATCtattatggttttttttttgttttttttttgaacttgacCTTTCATATACTTGTTCTTGAAATATTGTTTCATTCATTGgtattttcctttttgttttaccatttttagttcttttgttTGTTTGCAATTTGCATGTTATAATTGAGACTTGAACACAAGTACTTGTAGTATCTATTATGTGCTACTTTTGTTTTTTGCACTTAACTTTGTTCATACTTGTGCTTGTAATGATCATATGTTGCATTAGTTTAGGTCTATGTtactcggactcttcaaaaatgttgtaTTGAATTTTCCAGTAGAGTTGAAACAACTTATTATTTGGGTTCTAGTGTTACTATGCCTTTCCCAGACTTCAATTTTTATCCACTGTCTGTTCATATCCCAATGTACAGTTACTATGGTGATGCATGCTCTTAGTATTCATCATATATGATTGATTAGTGTATTAAATGCAGTTTTGTGTGCTTTTAATTCTCTCATTAAACTTTTTGTTAATTTTGgtatatgcatatttatgaACTAGTTTCTGataacgtgcgttgcacgtttaatttttactattgttatataatataaaattgtgctatcaaatagaaaatgtttgaatcaacaatattaattttactaattatatttcatgtatcaacaaaaataaataaaaaggaattgcGTATTTGGCATCAAGCaaaaagtatgtgaaattaattaatataatatagtctcCTTTAACTTTGTATAAGTCTTTTTTATAATCTAAATATCAGTGATAATCTTTTATAGCCATAAATAGATATCAAAAATACATGCACACTTATTGATAAGAttgcctattttattttaatgagaaaCGATAGAGTGaaatatttacattatttaaGTAAGGTTCTAAAATTAAGACAGTACTATCAAAATTATACAAGATTAAAAGcaattacatttaaaatataaaactgacagatatataatttaaacactGAACTTCATACATACATCTATTTCAAAAGTTCATAATAATAGCTAAAAGATTACAACATCATAATGAGTTTATTAGAAAtgcaaaataaattagaaacaACAATAATCTTCATGATGGAGAATATATATCGAAAGAAATATGAGGACTTAGGCATGTCTAAAAAGAAGTCTTCAAGCTCTCTTCCCCACCTTAtgtattctattttttcatgGCTTTTTTGCCTATCATAGATGAAATAGGTTTTGATTATCAGCTGAATgacaatttctttcatttttcaatggTTATCACCTAGTTTTTAAATAGTAGTAAAAATGTCTgtttaaattctatattttttgttttaaataatagtctttaatatatagatagatggaaagatgaaaaatacaaaTCATAGTTAGACTTAATAAGAGAATTAACATTACCACTAATAATTATTgctttgaacttgaaatttggtctaatttgaatgaataattaaaaagatgaaaaacacAAATCATTGTAATTAGTAATAAATGAGGCACTTACAAGTtatctcaataatttattactaattcattcatatataacaACAGACTTTTAATATCGTAGTagtaataaatcaaataaataaaatcagtgACATTAATCAGATAAATGGGGATCACTCTTTTCATATGCCAATAATTATTGTAGGATATACATgtacaattaaaatataccttttcACATTccaaacatttaattatttgtttatatttaattaagaattaatttaagGAAATGCAAAAGTCATCtacatttttatcaaaatgatacaatttaacatttaaactaaataattaaatgcttttataacattttaatttatagtaaggataaaattgtaattcaacttttaactttttttgttccctcttataataatatatgatctGTTAGTTTCTGACTAAAAAATAACTCTTTTTGAATGGATTTTATTCAACAGGAGAGAGCCTTTCATGCTTTTTCTTGATCATTACTGCAGTCTGAATCATTGGGAGTATGATTTCCTTTATCTGCCAATGGATTTTAGGTAATACTTCTACTATTTAATGTTATTAACTAATCTGCATCTTTTACTAACATGCTGCAgcatatttttaattagttagtttaaACACATAATTTTAGCTTCTATACTCTAATGACTCTACAAAGGAACTTTAGAATGCTAATTGCGGTATAAAATTTGGGATTACATTTTTCGCGTGTTTGGTTATTGGTACGAGAATTTGGTGTTCTATGAGATGTATCCTTGTTCCAAACAAGAGGACCCTCTTGAAACGATTAGAAACCTGAAAAATAAGTGAGACTAGTTACTTCATTTCTATATAGTGTCtgtatatataagttaaatccCATCCATTTTTCTTTGTTAGTAATGTCTCTCTTTGTTAATTGTTCGTGTTGATAATGCAGGACCAACAACAATGTAGGCTATGCTTTTGTCAATTTCACGACGGGTTGTGCTGCTTCAGAGATTAGGAAAGTTCTCAGGTACTTCAAATGGGAAAGTGTTGAGACTCCCACGGGCATTTTCTCGTCAAGGAAGATTTGTGTAGTTTCTTGGGCTCGTATTCAGGTAAAAATGACTTCACATCTCTTGACATCTTTCAACATGTTTCACTTCAAACTTGTTTGTTGATGTTCATAACACCACACAAGTGTTAAATGGAAGACATGAGATACAACAATGTCTGGTTGGTCACTCCTCAACTCCCAAATATTAGCGCTATTTGACAAACTGAATTTGTTTCGTAACTTAAAGTAGTATTGTAGTGTACATTTTGGGGTTTCTACTGTATAGTCTTTTATATagataacattattttttataatgttgGTTGCTTTTTTGATTGATGAACATCAGGGCAAGGATCTATTGGTGAAGCATTTTTCGCAGTCCAAGTTTATATGCGACACTGATGAATATCTTCCAGTTGTTTTCTCCCCTCCGAGGAATGGTTCATCTAGGTTGACAGCTCCAATGACTATTGGCAATCTGGCTGTAGGTCCTTCAGTTTATTCGTCCAGTGTCACGACTAATTAGAACTTTAGCAGCTGCTGGAACTATATGTTGCTCGAGTCCTCCAAAAAATGCTAAATATACCAGCATTTTTGGACGAGCCGAGCAACATAGTTTAAGCTTTTAGAAGTATCGTAAAGGGTTTTATGTCTGTACTGATGTATGTCCAGTGTTTTCATTTTCTCCCTGGGGCTCGAGTTTATCGATGATCTGGGGTGAAATGGAAACATTGGATCTATCCATCTATGTTAATGTTTTGAAATCGTAGGTTCTATGTTTAAGAATGTTGTTTGTGTTCAGTTTGttagttttgtattttatgGTGTTATGCATGTAAAATGTAAGGGCCTTTTTTCCCAaggatattatatatatgtaaggTGGCCTTTAATATGCATGTATTTTTCAATTTCCTTCATCCTCTAGTACTTTTTTTGTTCAAGACAAAGTGAGAGAATTATATTACATCTAAATATAATTggtaaaattatcatatttgaaGGAAGAAACAGTAACTTAAAACTAAATGTCAAGCATTGTATCTACAATtgacttcattttttttcaaatgccAAAACTGCATAGGTCTAGGCAATTTGGCTAGAAAAAATGGACAAGCACTTCAAGAACTTAATAGAAGTTTACTTACAACACATATCAATACAAGCACAAGCAATAGACAATTAGCTAGCCATAGAGCAGGAGCTTTAGTACATCGAGCTAGGAATCAAGTGAACATAATAATCggataaaagataaatatatctttgaactattgtaaatggTATGCTATGTCGGGAGCCTAAATAGAGACGCGTGTAGCAATCTTATCCGTATATgcgatatttaataaatatcggAATGGTGGATAagattgtgatacatgtatgtCCGTTACTCTAAAGAGTATATATGGTCTACATTTTGGACGGCAGGAGTATTAATATCTCAAAAGCAAACGGAGGATATGTGCATAGTTTGAGGAGTATTggttctttttccttttaataatAGATGGTTAAACATTCTAGCCTTGCTTCTCCTTGGACACTTTGCaatgtattatatttatatcatcaaAAAGTGCACAAAAGCCCCCTCCCCCCAACCCagccatatatatatacatactcaTTGTAAAATTAACCTTATATAACGTATGATAAAACTACTCTTACATATTACATAACTAGCTAGCTGCAGCAAAAGCTAAAACTACTCTTACATTTTATTGCAGAAGTACTTATACATACATTTTTCTGCATCTTATCTTGCTTGAGACAATTGTATAGCTTCTTGATCATGTGTTGAGTCTTCAGCCCACATAAACTGTCGCGACATGAGCgaaaattgttgaattcttaCTTCTTCAAGTTGCTCCCACTCAGCCCATTTTTCAGCTAAACCTACACCCTTTAGCATGGTGATTACTTCTGCCATTTTCGGACGTTCCTCAGGTGAACTTTGGGTGCAAAGCAATGCAACTTGAAGGATTGTCTCAACTTCTTTGGGTTCATAAGTTTTCATGTTTCCATCCACAATGTCACCTAACCTTTTCTCTCTTAGTAGTTTCTTGATCTGTAGAAGAAAAAAGGTATCCGTTATGTTGCTCTGACtcttcaaaaattgaaaagtagGGACTTACATGATCCAGTAGCAAGacatcttcctcttcttcaagACGCGAAAAATCAATTGCACGTTGCCCTGTTACAAGTTCTAGAAGTGTAATACCATATCCAAATACATCTGTTTTCTCAGATGATTTTCCAGTAGATAAGTATTCTGGAGCAATGTGGCCCATTGTTCCGCGAACTTGAGTTGTAATATGAGTCAGTTTTGTATCAACTAGCTTTGCTAGTCCAAAATCTCCAAGAACAGGTTCAAAGTTATCATCTAGGAGGATGTTTGCTGCTTTTAGATCTCTATGAATGATCTTAGGATCACAATGCTCATGTAGGTACTCTAGGCCATGTGCTGCTCCAAATGCTATCCGTCTCCTCGTTGGCCAATCTAGAGCTTTCTCTCCAGGTTTTAAATCTGTCGAAAAGAGAGGAAAAGAACACAGACACAGACTTAACAGACTGAACAGTATCAAGAATGTCAAAAAAAAGTGGTTGAGTGATAAGGGGCATACCTCTTAACCGATATGCAACGCTAAGATTCTGCATAAATGGATAAACAAGAATTCTCTCAGAAGAGGTTGTACAGAACCCAATCAAACGTAGGAGATTCCGATGAACTGCAACACTAATCAGCTGCACTTCCCTTAGAAATGCAGCCTCTCCACCAGGATTATGGTAATCAGTGAGTCTTTTCACTGCCACTTTTGTGTTGTCTGAAAGATAGCCTTTGTAAACTTTACCAAAACCTccttgtcctataatgttgcttTCACTGAAATTGTCCGTTGCAATCTGAAGTTCGCGCCATGAGAACCTTCTTAGTTGGCCTAATGAAATGTTGCGCTCAACGTCACCTAAAATGCCATAAAAGTATATGGCATTTGAAGTTATTAAGGAATTTGTTCAGTACAGGAAAATCTATACTCTTTCTGTTGAAAAAATAGGAGTAAAGCATATACCTTCCACATCAAAAAATTGATCTTGTTTGATTTTACGTTTATAATTGCATCGATATGTGACGATAGCCCCAACTAAGAGAAGAAGGAATGCACCACAACTTGCACCAGTAATAGCAACCTCAAGTTTTGGTCTTCTGCTAGAAGCTGTTGAAAAGAGCATCACTTAAACAATTTTCATTTGTTGGCTAAGAACTACTAAGAGGTGCATTTGTGACGACTATTAACCTGGAGCAGAGGAACTAGAAACACAGGGTTTCTGAAATCTATTGCCACAAGCAAGATGAGTTCCTGAAAAACTGATTACGACATATAGAATGATCGTTAAAACAACATAGTTAAGCAACTAAGTCAATAATAGTTGAATGATGCAGTCATGAGAaatagtttttcattttttatcagTTGAAGGGAGCCTTGGAGCAACGTAAAGTTGTCTCCATATGACCTAAGTTGGAGCAATGAGGTCGAGCTGTGAAATAACCTACTGATGCTTGCAGCAAGGTAGACTGCCTATGTCGCAACTCCCATGGGCATTTCGTGCATCAGGTTGGCCATTTTTAGAGCTCAACATCAAAATGAAAAGGCTAAACAAGCTGGCAACAAAGAAGAATAAATGATGACATTACCTGTATGTTGGTATTGAAAACAACTGCAGTGGGATACCTCCAGTCAGATCATTGGAGGACAGGTCCctgtgaaaaataaaaacaagtgAGAACTATAACCAGATATAAATGAATACATCAAGTAACAACTCATTCTATGTTGCTCGGGCTCTCCAAAATGATATCTTTTGAAGGGTCCGACACACATACTATAGTAGTTTCGAAGAAACATAGTTCTTACAGTTCTTTTAAGCCTGTAATGTTTATAAGTGAATTTGGAACAGTTCCTGTTATGTGATTTCCTCTCATGACCCTGATGTAGGACAAAAAGAACATATCATAGAAAGATTTTGCTACAGGAACAGT
The window above is part of the Solanum pennellii chromosome 5, SPENNV200 genome. Proteins encoded here:
- the LOC107020602 gene encoding probable LRR receptor-like serine/threonine-protein kinase At5g63710 isoform X2 encodes the protein MSTAFSSRKFHLNLLVFLLLCSNGLSSNDYDVEGHALIELLRALNDSHNKIKDWNIDFVTPCFSWSHVTCKNGNVISLSLASNGFSGTLSPSITKLKFLVSLDLQNNDLSGALPDYLSSMSNLQNLNLANNNFNGPIPPAWGQLYKLKHLVMRGNHITGTVPNSLINITGLKELDLSSNDLTGGIPLQLFSIPTYSFSGTHLACGNRFQKPCVSSSSAPASSRRPKLEVAITGASCGAFLLLLVGAIVTYRCNYKRKIKQDQFFDVEGDVERNISLGQLRRFSWRELQIATDNFSESNIIGQGGFGKVYKGYLSDNTKVAVKRLTDYHNPGGEAAFLREVQLISVAVHRNLLRLIGFCTTSSERILVYPFMQNLSVAYRLRDLKPGEKALDWPTRRRIAFGAAHGLEYLHEHCDPKIIHRDLKAANILLDDNFEPVLGDFGLAKLVDTKLTHITTQVRGTMGHIAPEYLSTGKSSEKTDVFGYGITLLELVTGQRAIDFSRLEEEEDVLLLDHIKKLLREKRLGDIVDGNMKTYEPKEVETILQVALLCTQSSPEERPKMAEVITMLKGVGLAEKWAEWEQLEEVRIQQFSLMSRQFMWAEDSTHDQEAIQLSQAR
- the LOC107020137 gene encoding protein terminal ear1 homolog; the protein is MAALNPNAEEFKPTNNEKVVPFIPQGNELVVYQPPLLPFHVSQPQYHHLGYFYYYQQNDPFYWIHNDLYHQLENTPQTQSFIAKGEIFSDGVKEKWVWVEKTHQDQSFVDKDEIFSDGMNKNWKNKKPFLPPRMMRTPASVWKPKGFVMRKPQQETGSSISSCKSSAALFSWDKTTVMIRNIPNQFRREPFMLFLDHYCSLNHWEYDFLYLPMDFRTNNNVGYAFVNFTTGCAASEIRKVLRYFKWESVETPTGIFSSRKICVVSWARIQGKDLLVKHFSQSKFICDTDEYLPVVFSPPRNGSSRLTAPMTIGNLAVGPSVYSSSVTTN
- the LOC107020602 gene encoding probable LRR receptor-like serine/threonine-protein kinase At5g63710 isoform X1, whose product is MAISPEYRKQGEGSSGSFPLVDRENSMSTAFSSRKFHLNLLVFLLLCSNGLSSNDYDVEGHALIELLRALNDSHNKIKDWNIDFVTPCFSWSHVTCKNGNVISLSLASNGFSGTLSPSITKLKFLVSLDLQNNDLSGALPDYLSSMSNLQNLNLANNNFNGPIPPAWGQLYKLKHLVMRGNHITGTVPNSLINITGLKELDLSSNDLTGGIPLQLFSIPTYSFSGTHLACGNRFQKPCVSSSSAPASSRRPKLEVAITGASCGAFLLLLVGAIVTYRCNYKRKIKQDQFFDVEGDVERNISLGQLRRFSWRELQIATDNFSESNIIGQGGFGKVYKGYLSDNTKVAVKRLTDYHNPGGEAAFLREVQLISVAVHRNLLRLIGFCTTSSERILVYPFMQNLSVAYRLRDLKPGEKALDWPTRRRIAFGAAHGLEYLHEHCDPKIIHRDLKAANILLDDNFEPVLGDFGLAKLVDTKLTHITTQVRGTMGHIAPEYLSTGKSSEKTDVFGYGITLLELVTGQRAIDFSRLEEEEDVLLLDHIKKLLREKRLGDIVDGNMKTYEPKEVETILQVALLCTQSSPEERPKMAEVITMLKGVGLAEKWAEWEQLEEVRIQQFSLMSRQFMWAEDSTHDQEAIQLSQAR